The DNA region TTCCAAAAATGTAAATGAATTTACCCAAACCTGTAGCTATGGTTGAGGTATGATTTGTAGGAACCCAATTGGCAGCTCCTATCTTATGAAGCATAACATATTCACACTCAACTTGCTAGCTGATAACTTTCCCTTTTTTGGCCATTCTGACGCATGTTTGGCAGTGAGTTCTTTGCAAACAGTGTTATCAGTTACCTCTACTTCAGCTTGTTCATCCTCACACCTTCCCATAAACATGTTAATCACCTCAGGATAAAACTCCACATATATACCTCTCACATACACCTTTATGTACTCCTTACTCTTCTTATTGTCACAATCCATAGGAATGTTCACAATGAACTCCTTACTAGCATTTCATAACACTTACCGAACCCAACAACACACTTCATTAATCATTCATTCTCAATAAGACTTATTACCTTCTTACATTCAAGGGAAACCTTCCCAAGTTCTATTTCCAAAACCAACCTTCTTTGTTACacaaatttccatttttcaaCATTCTCAATAGAGTGAAAAGAGATGTTGTCAAAGGGAACTTCAGGCACATTAGCAGGGACATTTTTCCCTAAAGCTTTTTTTAGAGGCATGATGTCTTGAACATTATGTTCGAAATCATATCAGAGTCACTTGAATGTGCTTCCTTCCTTTTCTTAGTAGGAGCCACAACCTTACTCCAACCTTTAGCAGATCCAACATCAACACTTCCTTAGGAGCCTTATATGGCTTGCTTGCAGATGCAAAATCCTTCCATATTTTATTCCTTAATCTTTTAGCAATACTCAAATCCAATCTCTTTCCAATAGGATCATCATCAAAATCTAGATCATCAACATTTACAATATTTGTAGACTTATCCTTATTCACACAAGTAATTTCTTCTTCTTCAGACAAATTTTTCTCCTCCTCAACAGACATACTTTTATCATCAAAGTCATCTTTCTTACTATCAACTGGAGTTTCGTGCACCACTAAATGGAAGGAAGAGAAAATATTGTTTGCACGCCTCCACATCAGTAATTGTTATAACATTTCAAGCATGCAAATTCCTAATTCTCCCCTTAACTTCTCAAACTGATTTTCATCCAAAGCTTTAGTAAATATATCTGCTAGTTTCTTCTCAGTGGTGACATGCTCAAGAGTAACAATTTTATCCTCAACAAGATCCCTAATAAAATGATAACGAATGTCAATATGCTTTGTCCTCCTATGTTGAATGGGATTCTTGGATATATTTATTGCACTCAAATTGTTATaatataatgtcatgacatcctgcTTGACATTAATTCCTTtagcatttgtttcatccaaatcAATTGAGAGCAACTGATTATTGTTGCAATATAGTCAGCCTTAGCAGTAGACAATGACACACAATTTTGCTTCTTGCTAAACCAAGATAtaagattatttcccaagaagaagcatcctccagaagtactttttctaTTATCTACATTACTTGCCTagtctgcatcacaatacccTACAAGCATGGAACTAGAACTATGAGAATACAACATCCCATAATCACTAGTACCATTAATGTATTTCAAGATCCTCTTCAGTTGAGTAATGTGACTGATTTTAGGCTCAACCTGATATATAACACATACTCCTACATTAAAAGTGATGTCTAGTCTACTAGTTGTAAGATACAAAAGACTACCAATCATACTCCTGTACAAACTTTGATCCACATCAACACCTTTTTCATCCTTAGTTAGTTTTAAGTGTGTTGTTGCAAGTGTCCTTTTGTGACTAGCACTTTCTAGGCCAAACTTCTTCACTATATTCTTAACATACTTGCTTTGAGAAATGAAGATAGTATCATCCATTTGTTTAACTTAAAGACCAAGAAAATAGGTTAATTCACCAACAAGTCTCATCTCAAATTCATATTTCATTTTCTTgacaaaatgttgaaccatctaGTTCGACATCCCTCCAAACACAAAGTCATCAACATATTTTTGGGCTATCATGAGTTTACCATGCTCTTCTTTAACAAACAAGGTCTTGCCTATTCCCCCTTTCCTGTAGCCATTATGGACAAGAAACTCCattaacctttcataccaagtgtaacaccccgataataatatgataattatttaaattaagttaataatataattattaatttaattagataattggattattattattattattattttggaattattgaattattattattattggaataataatataatttggaaaatatataagttggaataaggaaaaagagtttcattttggaaaataaggttttcacgtgaaactcagagaagcgactgaaagaggaaaagggcaagaggcagagcaagaggaagagggttggagaagagaaaagcttggagattagagattgccggattaactcaggtaaggggggtttatcgtcgtttaatgggtattatgggttagcatgtaatgggtagtgataaaccgttgatttgaccctaattgggattgtcgaatgctgaaaattgtgatggatatgttgtgtgaaaactgaaattgaacctgtaattgagtgcg from Lathyrus oleraceus cultivar Zhongwan6 chromosome 1, CAAS_Psat_ZW6_1.0, whole genome shotgun sequence includes:
- the LOC127091693 gene encoding uncharacterized protein LOC127091693, whose protein sequence is MDDTIFISQSKYVKNIVKKFGLESASHKRTLATTHLKLTKDEKGVDVDQSLYRSMIGSLLYLTTSRLDITFNVGLLSIDLDETNAKGINVKQDVMTLYYNNLSAINISKNPIQHRRTKHIDIRYHFIRDLVEDKIVTLEHVTTEKKLADIFTKALDENQFEKLRGELGICMLEML